In Caproiciproducens sp. NJN-50, the following are encoded in one genomic region:
- a CDS encoding cysteine desulfurase family protein, whose protein sequence is MRIYADNAATTKLSGTALDAMLPYLTDRYGNPSSLHEDGAAAAAALLEARETMAGLLNCAARELSFTSGGSEADNQALLSAASWGAAHGRRHIVSTEFEHPAVLRTLEYLEARGFGVTLLPVSAEGIIRPEQVSSAIRPDTCLVSVMAANNEVGTVQPVKEIGDLCRRNNVLFHSDAVQAAGHIPIDLSEMNVDLLSLSAHKFHGPKGIGALYLRRGIRPVSLIRGGGQERGGRAGTENVPAVAGMAAALRESCGKLEENADYIARMREELISGLERIRGAYLIGGRSRRVPGIVNFCFEDVESEPLLLLLDADGISASAGSACSAGALEPSHVLRSMGVPDRLARGSLRLSLSEYNTPEEISRIILSVTSAVSRLRKENP, encoded by the coding sequence ACTAAATTGAGCGGAACAGCGCTGGACGCGATGCTGCCATATCTGACGGATCGGTACGGCAACCCTTCCAGCCTGCACGAGGACGGCGCGGCAGCCGCTGCGGCCCTGCTGGAGGCGCGGGAAACCATGGCCGGCCTGCTGAACTGCGCGGCGCGCGAGCTTTCCTTCACCTCCGGCGGCAGCGAAGCGGACAATCAGGCGCTTCTGTCGGCCGCCTCCTGGGGGGCCGCGCACGGGCGGCGGCATATTGTTTCCACGGAATTCGAGCATCCGGCGGTCCTGCGCACGCTGGAATATCTGGAAGCCCGCGGGTTCGGGGTGACGCTGCTCCCTGTTTCTGCCGAAGGGATCATCCGCCCGGAGCAGGTCTCCTCAGCGATACGGCCCGACACCTGCCTTGTCAGCGTCATGGCGGCGAACAATGAGGTGGGGACGGTCCAGCCGGTCAAAGAGATCGGAGACCTGTGCCGCCGGAACAATGTCCTTTTTCATTCGGATGCCGTGCAGGCGGCGGGGCATATCCCGATTGACCTTTCAGAAATGAACGTGGACCTGCTGTCTTTGTCGGCGCACAAATTTCACGGTCCAAAAGGGATCGGCGCGCTTTATCTCCGAAGGGGCATCCGGCCGGTTTCCCTGATCCGCGGAGGCGGGCAGGAACGGGGCGGACGGGCCGGAACGGAAAATGTTCCGGCCGTCGCCGGCATGGCGGCGGCCCTTCGGGAGAGCTGCGGAAAACTGGAAGAAAATGCGGATTATATTGCCCGGATGCGCGAGGAGCTCATCTCCGGGCTGGAGCGGATCAGGGGAGCCTACCTGATCGGCGGCCGTTCGCGAAGGGTCCCGGGAATCGTGAACTTTTGCTTTGAGGACGTCGAATCCGAGCCGCTGCTCCTTCTGCTGGACGCAGACGGCATCAGCGCTTCGGCCGGCTCGGCCTGTTCCGCGGGAGCGCTGGAACCGAGCCATGTTCTCCGCAGCATGGGGGTGCCGGACCGCCTCGCTCGAGGGTCGCTGCGGCTTTCCCTGAGCGAATACAACACACCGGAAGAAATCAGCCGGATTATTTTATCCGTGACATCCGCTGTTTCCAGACTGCGAAAGGAGAACCCATGA